CATTCGGTAATACTGTTTCTGAAATCAGATTCTGACAGACGGATGTTAACCTAAGCCTAATTATTGATAACTGATAACGGACCGAATGATAACAGCAaaaattgacatttgacaattaCAACATTGATGTATGTATTGGTGGCTGATGAGTATGTTTCTTAAGAATTAATGTTCACCGAAgtgctaatttatttattcattttagtttttgtttaaaaaagatttatgcgcaaattataacaaagaagACATGGGTGCATTATTTGGTAAAACTAAAAAACCTGTGAGCAGGGTGACCGAGCAAGACAAAGCCGTGTTACAACTAAAACAACAACGAGATAAGTTAAAACAGTACCAAAAAAGAATAGTTATTAACATTGATAGAGACAAACAATTGGTCAAGAGGTTACTGAAAGAGGGAAAACGAGATAGGGCCAAATTGTTGTTGAAGAAGAACAAATATCAAGAGAATTTACTAGGAAACACGGATGCACAGTTGGAAAAGTTAGAACAGCTTACTCATGATCTCGAGTTTGCACAAATTGAAATTCAGgtatgtttcaaatattatgttaatttaattacctatgtcatagtaaatgtataaaatatgcaGGATGTAGCCTCTAAAGTTAGATTCAATCATACCTATTTGACCTGTAAGCTTTATAGGCTGTAAAGGAAGAATtctagttaatattaataagtattattgaacattatgaacaataattataatctttaggATTTTGTACATGCATCATGTAAAAAATACTGCATTGaattgaatgtttttattttcatgtttgcTAGAGGTTTACCTTTAAATATATACTCCATTTTATCCTggcaaaatataaagcaggacttttatccagaAAAAAAGGATAAGCAACAAATAGTTGAATAATAAATAGGAATTGTTAGGTTACCAACCTACTGTAAGGATAATGAATACAATATACCAACCCCTCTATATAAATCTATCATCTCTCttagaaaaatctaaaaactagcATAAGTTCTTTTCAAAAGTgtgatttagttttttatatgagttaattttaaattgaaggtagtataaaaaatattttataaattgccaTAAAAGTAGTCTAAATTTGTATGCATTTGTCTGGGTGTCTGGTGTggcatgttttaaaattatattacttttattgtatACTACCCAATAAAAGTTAGAGAGTGGAGAGATAACCAAagatataaaatcatttttttgggGATTACCAATTTTCCAACCCAAATAACTAAGATTTTACCTAGTGGACTTTCCAGGTAACTTGTAATCTAAGGTAATCCagggataataaaataaatactcaataaaaatattacaggtaCTTGATGGCTTGAAAACTGGAAATACGGCACTTAAAAAAgtacatgaaatattaaatatagatgaaatagaaaaaataatggaTGAGACAAGAGAGGGTATAGAGAAACAAAGGGAAATTGATGAGCTCATCTCTGGACAACTGACAGAAGATGATGAACAAGCAGTGGAAGATGAACTGGAACAACTTCTTGATGTCAAGGATGAGCTACCAGAAGTACCCACTGATGACATACCAACAGTCACAGAAGAGGAAGAAGAGAAAGTTGCAGAGAAACGTCAGAAAGTAAAAAAGACTGCTGCAAAAGTTGCAGTGGAAGCTTGAAAGAACAATGCATTGTTGTATATAGAAAAGGGTATTTTAAgcatatttttcagattttattgcaatattaatataatttatattctgctacaatgttctttttttttaagacTTGAAAATGTTAGTTACCATAATAGCATCACATTTTGTTGTGATTACAGGAATAGGCAGCAATATAATACAACCAGATATTACAAGCTGTTATTAGATGAGTAATAGGGGGTAATCTTTTTGCCCTTTACTGAGCTTAAATCAAGACTTGGCTCACACAgggcagaaaaatccaatatcactttccaGACATAGGCATCACACCCATTATACTATATAGTGTAGATTTTTAAGAAACTGCAGCCACCTTAACTGCGGTATCTACAATGAAACTGTAACTACTCTATACTGTCTAGGTAATTccatatcataaatatttttttattggtgtaATTGTGAAAAATTtgataattcaatttgtttagAAGCAAGACTtagaaatcataaaaatatgtgtatatgtcTCTTAATAAGTCTAGTGATTGCCTATTCCACATAAAAGGCAAACATTTTGAAGAATCTACAATTTCGAAATTACTCTAAGAAACCCTCATGGGAattgatatttctttattactaATTCtactcatatatttttttaaacattgggCCAGACATAGGTCTAATCTAAGAGAAAATAATGTACCTTCATGAGCACCACCAATAAGGATAAggaatatatcataaaataataaaacaacatgaTTTCTTTCACTTTTTAATCTCATTCATATCAAATTACTGaacataatttactttttagtagtacctatttatctaaaaatttagatacactataaaatatgttagcGTGGCACCATTGTAGATAAGTTACCAAATGGCtgtgataataaattatctCAATGATTCATCGcaccttaaaatataaatcttactaCTGGCGATTCTGAATCGTTTAATCCCACCTCATCATTAACATTGTCTACCCAGCAGGTACACCTATGATAtactttaatacaatttttacgCTAAAAATAcgatataactatatatatttacaacaaaatacaAAGCTATGTCGTCTTACAAGCCGACACGAAAGTGATTATAACATCACTTTGTGAGCCTGATGGGTTCACACTAAGCAAAGTTCTAAAATCATCAgactatacataattaaaaaacgaTTTATCACACTTGTACTGTACATACATggcaaagaataattttatctaaGCTGGACCATGCTCAGGAGTGAGATATCAATGCATATTTCTCATGAAAATTCACAAAattcaacaaataatttgaaacacGAATTTAACTTTTCAACATTAAACAGGAGCCAGAAgggtttttataacttttatccaCACATTGATATGGTCCCTGCTtcgtaagtaaataaaatatatactcttataaaaatagctatgacaacataaatatgtatttcctttcgtaaaatatattacaaggaACTCTTTAACATTAACATGTACATTAATCATGTCATACGCAATTAATGTGTACAAAGAGTGCGCAcgcaaataatttttttgtcaaataactAAAGTCAAAAAGGAATGTAACTACAGTGCAATTTTAGTAACAATTTAACAGAATTTGcttataataaatcaaagttTTAGCAACTTCTTAAAGTAcagtgatttaattataatattttgtcaatcAGTAACCATCTGGTAACCGTTTAAAACTAAGTTAACTTTGATGTGCATTTCATAGTATTTcagtaatgtataatataatgtgcactaaaagaatttcaaccattttatatataaaaaaaaaataagctacaaactaaaaaacttaatttaccCCCTTTGCTTAAATGTATAGAAAAGGCATAAAAGCaataatgttgtttttatacaatattttttttatatttacactattttattatgttacaatataaaatgaccGCCACTAGAAAGCTATGAAGATTATTGCATTTAGTTCCGTGCCACACAGACAAGGTCTGAATTCAATATCACAAATGCGAATTACGTAATCACCGTGCCTGTGTGATTGTTTAATCTATGTCTAAAAACAGCCTTGAATATCAGAGTTTTGTTTCTGGTGCCCTTTTAAAAGGATTAAGGATATGATGTACACTATATAGACTGTAATCAAGTTTGTCTGTAGCAGTACATGGAACCTGTTATATCACAATACTGGTTCACACTCCAAAATGATTAAGCGTCGTTCAGACGTCAGGCAATCAACACGTATGTATTTTAATGACAACGCTCGTCAACACTTAAAAAATGCAAGCAACAACCGCTTACCGCGCGTTGACCGCTCGGCGCCCGTGCTCTAATACAAAAACCCAACTTCTACAATactaaatattcaatttatacttTATCTACACCTACTTGTATTCTTTGATCTAACGATAGGCatgataatatactttatttcaattaaacctaaatatttaactagatctaaataaaaaataaacatctaaatCAAAATCTTAGTCtttgatttcaaaatatacttaGAATATTCAACACAAAACAGGTTTAAACGGGAGTGTGATGTCCATAATATATGAAGGTTccatttacggattttatttgcAGTACTTTGGCTAGTCATTCTTGAATATAGTACAAATGCCATATATACACACTTTCAATATAATACTCTGCCAAGTTACCTCGTCACAGAAACATTAGCGATGCGAGTCATATATAGTGCtgcattgttaatttatatgcACAATCTAGAAATAGGCCAACTTATTGGTCAACTGGGTGaccaatatgaaataaaaaatcttgccATGTCACATTCCAAATCTGTGTCCCCTAGTTCATGTGCATTCGACTCGGTATCGTTATCGTGTCTGTAGTAATATGGCCAAGTTTTATTAGGCAACGATGGCAGGTTCGGGCGGATGCTAGTAGTTGACAGTGACGGGGTGGTGTGCTATGGCCGTCCCCGCGTGGTGCTGTGTGCTAGCAGTGTGCGTGAACGTGCCGGGGGTCACGCCTTGCGAACTCGTCGCGGTCACTGATCGGACCTGCTGTTAATACAATACACAAAATGAATACTTGGAAAAAGCTATTTCGGAATGCTGTTATCGAACGGCATTcaataatagggtatttgactatgtttgattttatgtctttttttatatgtaatagcaATTAGTACATATATCAGAAATCCTGTgcaaacagcattaaaattcgataaaaaaTTAGGCagttattcaaatttcaaatattgctacgtgctgGCGTGGGCGTGGAGTaaggatatcgctccatctctttttTCGCACGTGTcataatgcccgctgacgtcacaagCAAGTATTTCGTCTAATTTCTGTTATTTGACTCACctctactaccaaatttcaatagcTTATAACTTGTGAATTGTTCATCACATTTCAATGATTctttctgttttagaatttatatgacgtacatattttataatagttataaaaaaaataagtcaaataccctaatattattatgtaaaaaaagaaatgaaccactaaaacaaaattattggtTTTACCTGATTaacttgattatttatttgcataacaGCTGTGTTGTTTTGTTGAGGTTGGGTTACATTGTTTTCAGCTGGCCGATTTTCAACTGCAGCTCTGAAATATAatagttacttttatttatttgtatattcaaCCATGCATCAAACTGCAAATAACTTGCACAAAAATTGTTCATAAAACTAACCACTCAATCTCACTCAATAAGAAAATACGTAAACATTACGCAACAGAACTAGAATACCTTCTTGCTAATTACGGTCTAAAAGattcataattattacagtCAGTCGTGCGCATGTGTATAGACAACTCCAAGTGCGGTATCACGCAAAAATCTATCCACCAATATGGTATCAGGTTTTCCACCAACttcaatacttattattataacattgtatTCTCTGTAAAATAGACAGGGTAAACAAAAACTTGCTTATCTTTAATAGCCCTTTTAATCATGAGAATAAATGCCATGTGAGTATAACACTGTTCAAATACTCTTTTTAAACGACAGAATAAAAAGAGTGTGTTGTATGATTCCACTGACCTG
This genomic window from Manduca sexta isolate Smith_Timp_Sample1 chromosome 12, JHU_Msex_v1.0, whole genome shotgun sequence contains:
- the LOC115443576 gene encoding charged multivesicular body protein 6-A, translating into MGALFGKTKKPVSRVTEQDKAVLQLKQQRDKLKQYQKRIVINIDRDKQLVKRLLKEGKRDRAKLLLKKNKYQENLLGNTDAQLEKLEQLTHDLEFAQIEIQVLDGLKTGNTALKKVHEILNIDEIEKIMDETREGIEKQREIDELISGQLTEDDEQAVEDELEQLLDVKDELPEVPTDDIPTVTEEEEEKVAEKRQKVKKTAAKVAVEA